Part of the Cryptosporangium arvum DSM 44712 genome, CCGACGAGGCCGGGGTCGACCTGATCCAGGACTGCGAGGTCCACGGCTTCGCAACCACCGGCGATCGGGTCACCACGGTCCGGACGACGAGAGGCGACATCGCGGCCGGGAAGGTCCTCCTCTGCGCGGCCGGGCACACCTCCACGCTCACCGACCGGCTCGGCTTCCGCGTCCCCGTGCAGAGCCACCCCCTCCAGGCGCTCGTCTCCGAGCTGCTCGAACCCGTGCACCCGACGATCGTCATGTCCAACGCGGTGCACGTGTACGTCTCCCAGGCGCACAAGGGCGAGCTGGTGATGGGCGCCGGCGTCGACTCGTACAACGGCTACGGCCAGCGCGGCGCGTTCCACATCGTCGAGCGCCAGATGGCCGCCGCGGTCGAGCTGTTCCCGGTCTTCGCCCGCGCGCACCTGCTGCGCAGCTGGGCCGGCATCGTCGACGTCAGCCCGGACGCGTCACCGATCGCCGGCCGGACGCCGTACGAGAACCTCTACCTCAACTGCGGCTGGGGCACCGGTGGGTTCAAGGCCACGCCCGGCATCGGCTGGTGCCTGGCCGACACCGTCGCCAACGACGAGCCGCACCCCTACGTCGCGCCGTTCACGCTCGACCGCTTCGTCTCCGGCGCTCTCGTCGACGAGCACGGCGCCGCCGCCGTGGCCCACTAGGAGCCGACATGCAACTGATCGACTGCCCCTTCTGCGGCCCGCGCGAGGAAGCCGAGTTCTCCTACGGCGGCCAGGC contains:
- a CDS encoding sarcosine oxidase subunit beta family protein; this encodes MPPPPNHPRSLWRNPEPKRAYDVVIVGGGGHGLATAHYLAENHGITNVAVLEKGWLAGGNMARNTTIIRSNYLWDESSAIYEHALKLWEGLEEDLGYEILFSQRGVLNLAHTLQDVRDSVRRVEANKLNGIDAEWLDPDEVRKVCPIVNTSSDIRYPVLGATYQPRAGIAKHDYVAWGFARRADEAGVDLIQDCEVHGFATTGDRVTTVRTTRGDIAAGKVLLCAAGHTSTLTDRLGFRVPVQSHPLQALVSELLEPVHPTIVMSNAVHVYVSQAHKGELVMGAGVDSYNGYGQRGAFHIVERQMAAAVELFPVFARAHLLRSWAGIVDVSPDASPIAGRTPYENLYLNCGWGTGGFKATPGIGWCLADTVANDEPHPYVAPFTLDRFVSGALVDEHGAAAVAH